Proteins from one Candidatus Nanoarchaeia archaeon genomic window:
- a CDS encoding integrase core domain-containing protein, with amino-acid sequence RVNRPQTNGKVERFFLSYKTEYATGSFANLADYIRHHNEARPHMSLKFKTPREVWNELKRK; translated from the coding sequence CAGAGTCAACAGGCCACAAACCAACGGCAAAGTAGAACGCTTCTTCCTCAGCTACAAGACAGAATACGCAACAGGATCATTCGCTAATCTTGCTGACTATATCAGGCATCATAATGAGGCACGGCCTCATATGAGCCTGAAATTCAAGACTCCAAGAGAAGTATGGAATGAACTAAAGCGGAAGTAG